From Bacteroidia bacterium, the proteins below share one genomic window:
- a CDS encoding T9SS type A sorting domain-containing protein, with translation MISLISPSYLFSQNEAVKWYFGDSAGIDFSSGLPISLTDSRMYALESSGTISDTNGNLLFYTDGNTIWNKNHEIMEEGTDLEGSQDASQNGLILNHPDNDSLYYVFLTPYSYDYLNGLKYCVVNIKANNGNGKVIEKNILLHPNSSEKVSAVYHANGRDIWIVGHEWGNNNFFLYLLTNNGLNKCPVINSIGIEYSKQSIFTDGKFTNQGFIKFSSNSKYMAHVFTPPDPLNIFSELYRFDKTNGHLELFTTIPMTVLTWGTEFSDNSENLFIGRRDSPVLVLNIPTMQSKTIDSLILPYAAPLQLSIDGNIYFGLADSTFVGAMKGNDFNNIQVNKKVVNLSRGKMQYGFPNIFTGYLTHGQPRIIYEDKCSNQTFDFGLSSFVVNITKWIFTHPNNEFERTENRPTITFAYTGLWVVRCVLASNDTIVTNVFVEPAIVPHFLGNDTGWCEALGASLTLQAPSGMHCYQWNTGETSPQITVGTAGTYVAKITTPNFCVLYDTIVIILYTLPHTEANFLGDDRHWCENVDTFVTFKAPDGFASYLWNTGDTLSEITADTAGAYWVTATADNGCVTADTLTVSIDTLPDIAPNFLGLDKNWCENLDTSVILEAPADMQQYLWSTGDTLQLIEVKDENIYWAKVAAYNGCVMYDTIIVSLDTVPNIPTLYKDNDTLKTDAIADRYQWLRDGNPTGENKPFLTLSATDTGIYSLRIMSNGGCSAISDTLHVIAEKDTAIDNVNTILLKSIKLYPNPATTELTIEVLEHGSYSYQITGVAGNLLSGGSLRAGANTIDISRMSTGIYFVHVLADSNRITTYKLIKADE, from the coding sequence TTGATTAGCTTAATCAGCCCCTCTTATTTGTTTTCACAAAATGAAGCGGTTAAATGGTATTTTGGCGACAGCGCAGGTATAGATTTTAGTTCAGGTTTGCCTATTTCATTAACCGACAGTAGAATGTATGCCTTAGAATCATCAGGCACTATTTCAGATACTAACGGCAACTTACTATTCTATACTGACGGCAATACTATATGGAACAAGAACCACGAGATTATGGAGGAGGGAACAGATTTAGAGGGAAGTCAAGATGCTTCACAAAACGGCTTAATCCTTAACCACCCCGATAATGATTCTTTATATTATGTTTTTCTCACACCCTATTCCTACGATTATCTGAATGGGCTGAAATATTGCGTTGTCAATATAAAAGCCAACAACGGAAACGGAAAGGTTATTGAAAAAAATATTTTATTGCACCCTAATTCATCTGAAAAAGTAAGTGCGGTTTATCACGCCAACGGCAGGGATATATGGATAGTCGGGCATGAATGGGGGAATAATAACTTTTTCTTATATCTGCTTACAAATAACGGACTTAATAAATGTCCTGTTATTAACTCGATAGGGATTGAGTATAGTAAACAAAGTATATTTACTGATGGAAAATTTACAAATCAGGGATTTATTAAATTTTCATCAAACTCTAAGTATATGGCTCATGTTTTTACCCCGCCCGACCCCCTAAATATTTTTAGTGAACTTTACAGGTTTGATAAAACAAACGGTCATTTGGAATTGTTTACAACAATTCCAATGACCGTTTTAACTTGGGGAACTGAATTTTCAGACAACAGCGAGAATTTGTTTATTGGTCGGAGAGATAGCCCTGTTTTGGTGCTTAATATTCCTACTATGCAATCTAAAACTATTGATAGTTTAATTTTGCCTTACGCTGCCCCTCTGCAATTATCCATTGACGGAAATATTTACTTTGGATTGGCTGACTCAACTTTTGTGGGAGCAATGAAAGGCAACGATTTTAATAATATCCAAGTAAATAAAAAGGTTGTGAACTTATCAAGGGGAAAAATGCAGTATGGCTTCCCTAATATATTTACAGGCTATTTAACACACGGACAGCCAAGAATTATATATGAGGACAAATGTAGTAATCAAACATTTGATTTCGGGCTATCCTCTTTTGTAGTCAATATAACGAAATGGATATTTACGCATCCAAACAACGAGTTTGAGCGTACAGAAAACCGCCCAACCATTACGTTTGCCTACACAGGGCTTTGGGTGGTGCGTTGCGTGTTGGCAAGCAACGACACAATCGTTACCAATGTATTTGTCGAACCTGCCATAGTCCCCCACTTCTTAGGCAATGATACAGGTTGGTGCGAGGCGTTAGGCGCAAGCCTCACACTGCAAGCCCCAAGCGGAATGCACTGCTACCAATGGAACACAGGCGAAACCTCTCCGCAAATCACAGTAGGCACAGCAGGAACTTATGTTGCTAAAATTACCACGCCTAATTTCTGTGTACTGTACGACACCATAGTCATCATACTTTACACTCTGCCTCATACAGAAGCAAATTTTCTGGGCGATGACAGGCATTGGTGCGAGAACGTAGATACTTTCGTAACATTTAAAGCCCCTGACGGCTTTGCTTCTTACCTTTGGAACACAGGCGACACCCTTAGCGAAATCACAGCCGACACGGCAGGTGCATATTGGGTAACAGCCACAGCCGACAATGGCTGCGTCACAGCCGACACTCTTACCGTTTCCATAGACACCCTGCCCGATATTGCACCCAACTTTTTGGGCCTTGACAAAAACTGGTGCGAGAACTTAGATACTTCCGTAATCTTAGAAGCCCCTGCTGATATGCAACAATATCTTTGGAGTACAGGCGACACTTTACAACTAATAGAAGTCAAAGATGAAAATATTTATTGGGCAAAGGTAGCAGCATATAACGGCTGTGTTATGTACGATACCATCATTGTATCTCTCGATACTGTTCCCAATATTCCTACTCTCTACAAAGATAATGATACGCTGAAAACTGATGCCATAGCAGACCGCTACCAATGGCTAAGGGACGGCAACCCCACAGGCGAAAACAAGCCATTCCTAACCTTGTCTGCTACCGACACAGGCATTTACAGCCTTAGAATAATGAGCAATGGCGGTTGCTCCGCCATTTCCGATACGCTTCATGTCATTGCAGAAAAAGACACCGCTATTGACAACGTAAACACAATCCTGCTCAAAAGCATAAAACTATACCCCAACCCCGCCACCACCGAGCTAACCATAGAAGTTTTGGAGCATGGCAGCTACTCTTACCAAATAACAGGTGTTGCGGGCAACCTGCTATCAGGCGGAAGCCTGCGAGCGGGAGCAAACACAATAGACATCAGCCGCATGAGTACAGGAATTTACTTTGTCCATGTGCTTGCGGACAGCAACAGAATAACAACCTACAAGCTAATCAAAGCAGACGAGTAA
- a CDS encoding helix-turn-helix domain-containing protein, whose protein sequence is MDLQNPEIIAKIAAKLKRLRIEKGYTSYENFAMDFDLSRAYYWKVERGRQNLSMDYFLSLLNIHKISLKDFFSNID, encoded by the coding sequence ATGGATTTGCAAAACCCAGAAATTATCGCTAAAATTGCAGCGAAATTAAAGCGATTACGAATTGAAAAGGGTTACACAAGCTACGAAAATTTTGCAATGGACTTTGACCTTAGCAGGGCTTACTATTGGAAAGTGGAGAGGGGGCGACAAAACCTCTCAATGGATTATTTTTTGTCCCTGCTCAATATTCACAAAATCTCGCTTAAAGATTTCTTTTCTAATATTGATTAG